The genomic segment ACCTGCTCAAGTTGAAGCATTGGGGATCagttaataataataagtttctCAAAAGCTGATTTGAAAGTACCATCTGAATGATAATCAGCGTTGTCACAAGAGTTCTTAAGGAACAATGTCTTTTTCAGCGCAAAGTTATTAAAAAGCTATCAACCAGTTCGCCAAAGTCCAGAAAACACGGTGGATTTTACTAGGTTTGTGAAGAATGATGCCCACATCATCTAtgaaaacaaaggaagaatgTTTGTGCATTCATTATCTTGCAGGTTTGAATGACAAATTCAAATATTGTCGTGCAGATTGAAAGTTGTCAAGAAGGTTAAAAAATCAAGCATATGAAAAACCTTGTACTGAGAAATTGCTGTCAGATCAGAAGAACGTTTAATAACACAAACATTATTCACACTCTTCAAATGCGGGGAAAAGATAATCATTGCCTGTTTTTCCTTTGATCTTTTTCCCTTTCGAGGTGTTTTCTAGACACTACCAAGACCTCAAACTTTGACAGTCACAAGAAAGCAAAAGAATTTCTCTTTAAAGAGAATACAATGCAAAAAATCTATTACGTTAAAAACTACATACTTACCTCCACCACCATTGATGGTCTTCGGCAGCAAGCTGAAGGTATGTCAAACCAATTGACACAAGAGCCGTAATAGTtacaaggaaaatgaaaaagacaCAAAGTACTCCATACGCTGTGAACTCTTTGAAGCCCCAAATACTTGCAAAGATGGGATATAGCTCAATATAGAAAACACTAAATGGAAGAAATCCAGCAATTGCCATTTGAGGAAGAGCAGCCCTGTACCACCGCAGTGGTGGTATTTCTCTAGGACACTTTGTGGATCTGCAAGGAGCTTGAAACTCAGACTTTGTCATTTTCCCAAGAGTCCCACCCAACAAAAGCAATGGCAAAGCTATGAAAACCCATATAAGAAGAATCTTCACAATATTGCCCATGGAAATCTCTGCTGTGGATTCGTAGATACCAGCAACAGTGTTTAGGAAACAAAATGTAAGGAAAAGAGGACCACAGAATAGAGAGCCTGCTAGAAATAGATTCTTCGCCTGTaaagtaagaaaaaaaattagtgtaTATAATTAGGCTCATTGAAAGTAATACATTCTCAAGGCATTGTCAAGTATCAACTGAGGATATAAACCACCAGTACTTACTGAGTAACTTCCTTCAAGTTGATGATAGAAAGAAACAGCAGTGAATCCAGCAATGACATTAGTTATTGCATAAATGATGACCGATGCAACCTTCTGAACTCCACGGTCATATGGATGAAATACACCAGCAACCCCCACTATGATAACGGACAGCACGCTGCAATATGCACAAGATACCATCAGAAATAACCACAAGATTACTCAACATGTCATATCTCATAATTTTTGGATATTGCCATCTCAGTTTTACTAACACTGCAAATAACTGTGTTCCACAACCAATAGCTGCAGCTAAGCAACACTTATATTTTGGGTAGCGGAACACGTCCCCATGGATGATCTTCCATCCTGTGTGTCCTTGATTATCAGCCAATTCCTCATCATTTTCATACCTTAAGTAAAACAGAAAATGTTAACAGAAAGAAAGAATTTGTTGCACTACAGAATAAAGAAGGCACAAGCCTGACTATCTCAGGTTTGATTTCTTACTCATTAAAATCTTTCCTGAGGACTCGCACATATAATGCAACCAGACAACCAACTAAGAGGATAATCGTCCAAAATGAATTTGTGATTGCAAACTGATGTTTTTTCATGTTCAGTGGAAAATGTGCAAACATTGTGTACTTCTGCATTCTTGTATCAAAAGGCAGGTCCGTTTCTTTCCAATTTACACTGTATAAGAACTCAATATCAATAACCTTGTCCTCTGTTAAATCAGCCAAGTTTGATGAGTCACTTGACATGTTGATTTCAATCACATGATCTCGGCTGTAGAAAATATCAAAGTGGACTTTtgtgaagagataatatttaaacGTGTCAACATTGTTTGTCTGAGCCACCCCAATGAATTGCCAAATTGGCAAGTCATCATAATACATTTGTAAGTAGTAGTCCTTAGCCACAGCAGTTTGGAACAGCGCAACCTCTTTCCTGGTCAGGTTTCTTCTACAAACAACTTGAGATTCCCTATCTAACCTGAAATTCAGCTTATATGGAGCAGAAACAAGACGATCTCCATTCAACACCTCACCAAGAGATTCCTCCTTCTCTTGCCAGAGATCTGCAATATTTCAACTCTAAAATCTTTCAACGTGAATGAAGTTATAAAGTGATAGAAGATATGAAGATCATATAATGCACAGGACAGTAGGATGATAAATAATGCACAAGACAAACCTGGTGGACAGAACGGAAAATCGTAATACGGATAAGTTTCACTGAAACGAACCACAAGCAAAAGGCAACCAGAAACTAAGAATTAGGAACACCAATTATATTGACTTGCCACTAAGTATTTAGGAAACTAAAAGACGCTCTGATTGCtagtaaaaatcaaatttggagCAAGCTAGCAAGAGAAATCATATGCAGCACACATTCAGAACAGGATGTTGATAGATCATGCTGACAGGGACAAACTCTGAAGGTATGAAGACTAGATTTGGTATCTGATCCAGAAATAGCTTACAGTGacgtttgacaaaaaaaaaaaaaaaaagagaaatagcTTACAGTGACAaatgagaaaaaggaaaaacaaattaaGCACATGAAATATATGAAACCAACTAGGAAAACATCCTATTTTCATCAGGATGTTACAAAAGATTAAATAAGT from the Coffea arabica cultivar ET-39 chromosome 11e, Coffea Arabica ET-39 HiFi, whole genome shotgun sequence genome contains:
- the LOC113719669 gene encoding transmembrane 9 superfamily member 2-like isoform X4, whose product is MCSLFLFAERNRRMANSAECFLRTLVVIGILSQVTSDAFDHKYNKGDPVPLYVNKVGPYCNPSETYPYYDFPFCPPDLWQEKEESLGEVLNGDRLVSAPYKLNFRYENDEELADNQGHTGWKIIHGDVFRYPKYKCCLAAAIGCGTQLFAVVLSVIIVGVAGVFHPYDRGVQKVASVIIYAITNVIAGFTAVSFYHQLEGSYSAKNLFLAGSLFCGPLFLTFCFLNTVAGIYESTAEISMGNIVKILLIWVFIALPLLLLGGTLGKMTKSEFQAPCRSTKCPREIPPLRWYRAALPQMAIAGFLPFSVFYIELYPIFASIWGFKEFTAYGVLCVFFIFLVTITALVSIGLTYLQLAAEDHQWWWRSFLCGGSTGLYVYAYCFFFYFQSEMSGFLQTSFFFGYMTCSCFGLFLLLGTVGFRASLIFVRHIYSSIKFE
- the LOC113719669 gene encoding transmembrane 9 superfamily member 2-like isoform X1 — protein: MCSLFLFAERNRRMANSAECFLRTLVVIGILSQVTSDAFDHKYNKGDPVPLYVNKVGPYCNPSETYPYYDFPFCPPDLWQEKEESLGEVLNGDRLVSAPYKLNFRLDRESQVVCRRNLTRKEVALFQTAVAKDYYLQMYYDDLPIWQFIGVAQTNNVDTFKYYLFTKVHFDIFYSRDHVIEINMSSDSSNLADLTEDKVIDIEFLYSVNWKETDLPFDTRMQKYTMFAHFPLNMKKHQFAITNSFWTIILLVGCLVALYVRVLRKDFNEYENDEELADNQGHTGWKIIHGDVFRYPKYKCCLAAAIGCGTQLFAVVLSVIIVGVAGVFHPYDRGVQKVASVIIYAITNVIAGFTAVSFYHQLEGSYSAKNLFLAGSLFCGPLFLTFCFLNTVAGIYESTAEISMGNIVKILLIWVFIALPLLLLGGTLGKMTKSEFQAPCRSTKCPREIPPLRWYRAALPQMAIAGFLPFSVFYIELYPIFASIWGFKEFTAYGVLCVFFIFLVTITALVSIGLTYLQLAAEDHQWWWRSFLCGGSTGLYVYAYCFFFYFQSEMSGFLQTSFFFGYMTCSCFGLFLLLGTVGFRASLIFVRHIYSSIKFE
- the LOC113719669 gene encoding transmembrane 9 superfamily member 2-like isoform X2, which encodes MANSAECFLRTLVVIGILSQVTSDAFDHKYNKGDPVPLYVNKVGPYCNPSETYPYYDFPFCPPDLWQEKEESLGEVLNGDRLVSAPYKLNFRLDRESQVVCRRNLTRKEVALFQTAVAKDYYLQMYYDDLPIWQFIGVAQTNNVDTFKYYLFTKVHFDIFYSRDHVIEINMSSDSSNLADLTEDKVIDIEFLYSVNWKETDLPFDTRMQKYTMFAHFPLNMKKHQFAITNSFWTIILLVGCLVALYVRVLRKDFNEYENDEELADNQGHTGWKIIHGDVFRYPKYKCCLAAAIGCGTQLFAVVLSVIIVGVAGVFHPYDRGVQKVASVIIYAITNVIAGFTAVSFYHQLEGSYSAKNLFLAGSLFCGPLFLTFCFLNTVAGIYESTAEISMGNIVKILLIWVFIALPLLLLGGTLGKMTKSEFQAPCRSTKCPREIPPLRWYRAALPQMAIAGFLPFSVFYIELYPIFASIWGFKEFTAYGVLCVFFIFLVTITALVSIGLTYLQLAAEDHQWWWRSFLCGGSTGLYVYAYCFFFYFQSEMSGFLQTSFFFGYMTCSCFGLFLLLGTVGFRASLIFVRHIYSSIKFE
- the LOC113719669 gene encoding transmembrane 9 superfamily member 2-like isoform X3 — encoded protein: MPLTTNIIKVIQCLCMSTKLVHIAILDLWQEKEESLGEVLNGDRLVSAPYKLNFRLDRESQVVCRRNLTRKEVALFQTAVAKDYYLQMYYDDLPIWQFIGVAQTNNVDTFKYYLFTKVHFDIFYSRDHVIEINMSSDSSNLADLTEDKVIDIEFLYSVNWKETDLPFDTRMQKYTMFAHFPLNMKKHQFAITNSFWTIILLVGCLVALYVRVLRKDFNEYENDEELADNQGHTGWKIIHGDVFRYPKYKCCLAAAIGCGTQLFAVVLSVIIVGVAGVFHPYDRGVQKVASVIIYAITNVIAGFTAVSFYHQLEGSYSAKNLFLAGSLFCGPLFLTFCFLNTVAGIYESTAEISMGNIVKILLIWVFIALPLLLLGGTLGKMTKSEFQAPCRSTKCPREIPPLRWYRAALPQMAIAGFLPFSVFYIELYPIFASIWGFKEFTAYGVLCVFFIFLVTITALVSIGLTYLQLAAEDHQWWWRSFLCGGSTGLYVYAYCFFFYFQSEMSGFLQTSFFFGYMTCSCFGLFLLLGTVGFRASLIFVRHIYSSIKFE